One Panicum virgatum strain AP13 chromosome 3N, P.virgatum_v5, whole genome shotgun sequence DNA segment encodes these proteins:
- the LOC120666943 gene encoding pentatricopeptide repeat-containing protein At5g41170, mitochondrial-like encodes MLRSLAKNPLLPRRRLFLLFLQPRRPCANATPSAAAGETARAPATNEVPLGDDLAEESRSRLVRDTCRLLELRDSWNAKREAQLRHLLRVLSPPQVRAVLRAQAQRDARAAFEFFRWADRQWKYRHAPEVFDEMLALLSRTRFHDPARRVMRLMIRRGMRRGPQQFAHLMLSYSRAGKLRSAMRVLQLMQKDGCAPDISICNVAVNVLVVSGRVDKALEFAERMQRVGVDPDVVTYNCLIKGLCGARRVIDALEMISSMLQNGCPPDKISYFTVMSFLCKEKRVAEVRNLLERMRNDAGLFPDQVTYNMLIHVLAKHGHADEALEFLRESEGKRFRVDEVGYSAIVHSFCLNGRMAEAKEIVSEMISKGCHPDVVTYSAVVDGFCRTGELDQARKMMKHMYKSGCKPNTVTHTALLNGLCKVGKTSEAWELLNKSEEEWWTPSDITYSVVMHGFRREGKLKESCDVVVQMLQKGFLPTTVEINLLIHALCKEGKPTEAKDFMEQCQSKGCSINVVNFTTVIHGFSRQGDLESALSLLDDMYLTNRHPDVVTYTVVVDALGKKGKMKEATELVQKMLKRGLLPTPVTYRTVIHRYCERGKVEELLILLDKMLAKQEFSSAYNQVIEKLCAFGKLSEAYNLLSKVLRTASKRDAQTCHVLMESFLNRGLPLQSYNVACRMFQRNLIPDLKLCQKVESKLSQVGESQAAGKLIIKFVERGILKQNH; translated from the coding sequence ATGCTCAGGAGCCTAGCCAAGAACCCATTGCTCCCGCGCCGAcggctcttcctcctcttcctccagccccgccgcccctgcgccaaCGCAACACcctcggcggccgccggggagacCGCGCGGGCTCCCGCCACAAATGAGGTTCCCCTCGGAGATGACCTCGCGGAGGAGTCGCGCAGCCGCCTCGTGCGGGACACCTGCAGGCTGCTCGAGCTCCGGGACTCGTGGAACGCGAAGCGGGAGGCGCAGCTCCGGCACCTCCTCCGCGTGCTCTCCCCGCCGCAGGTCCGCGCGGTGCTGCGCGCGCAGGCGCAGCGGGACGCCCGCGCCGCGTTCGAGTTCTTCCGCTGGGCCGACCGCCAGTGGAAGTACCGCCACGCCCCGGaggtgttcgacgaaatgcTGGCGCTCCTCAGCCGCACCAGGTTCCACGACCCGGCGCGCCGCGTCATGCGCCTCATGATCCGCCGGGGCATGCGGCGGGGGCCGCAGCAGTTCGCACACCTCATGCTCTCCTACAGCCGTGCGGGGAAGCTCCGTTCCGCCATGCGCGTGCTCCAGCTCATGCAGAAGGATGGGTGTGCGCCTGACATATCTATATGCAACGTGGCGGTGAATGTGCTTGTCGTGTCTGGCCGCGTCGACAAGGCGCTCGAGTTTGCCGAAAGGATGCAGCGTGTTGGGGTTGACCCGGATGTAGTCACGTACAATTGCCTGATCAAAGGATTGTGTGGAGCTCGGAGGGTCATTGATGCACTGGAGATGATCAGTTCGATGCTGCAAAATGGGTGTCCACCTGATAAGATCAGCTACTTTACAGTGATGAGCTTCTTGTGCAAGGAGAAGAGGGTGGCAGAAGTGCGGAATTTACTTGAGAGGATGAGGAATGatgcaggtctatttccagatCAGGTCACATATAACATGCTTattcatgttcttgcaaagcatggtcATGCAGATGAAGCATTGGAGTTCCTGAGGGAGTCAGAGGGGAAAAGATTCCGTGTTGATGAAGTCGGTTATAGTGCAATTGTGCACTCATTTTGCTTGAATGGTAGGATGGCAGAGGCAAAGGAAATTGTAAGCGAGATGATTTCAAAAGGGTGCCACCCTGATGTTGTAACATATAGTGCAGTTGTTGATGGATTCTGCCGGACTGGGGAACTCGATCAAGCAAGAAAGATGATGAAACATATGTATAAGAGTGGTTGCAAGCCAAATACAGTCACACATACTGCACTGTTAAATGGGCTTTGCAAAGTCGGAAAGACTTCAGAAGCATGGGAATTGCTAAACAAGAGCGAAGAGGAATGGTGGACTCCCAGTGATATCACATACAGTGTTGTTATGCATGGATTTAGGAGGGAAGGGAAGTTAAAGGAATCATGTGATGTGGTAGTGCAGATGTTGCAGAAGGGTTTCCTCCCCACAACTGTGGAGATTAACTTATTGATTCATGCTTTATGCAAGGAAGGAAAGCCAACAGAGGCCAAAGACTTCATGGAGCAGTGCCAAAGCAAGGGCTGCTCCATTAATGTTGTTAACTTCACAACTGTAATTCATGGATTTTCTCGCCAGGGTGATTTGGAATCGGCGCTCTCTTTACTGGATGACATGTATCTGACCAACAGGCATCCTGATGTTGTTACATACACTGTTGTTGTCGATGCTCTaggaaagaaaggtaaaatgAAAGAAGCCACAGAGCTTGTACAGAAAATGCTTAAAAGAGGTTTGCTCCCTACACCTGTCACATACAGGACGGTGATACATAGATATTGTGAAAGGGGTAAAGTTGAAGAGTTACTCATTCTGCTGGATAAGATGTTAGCAAAGCAAGAGTTTAGTAGTGCGTACAATCAGGTTATTGAGAAGCTATGTGCATTTGGTAAACTTAGTGAGGCTTATAATCTCCTCAGCAAGGTACTAAGAACTGCATCAAAAAGAGATGCTCAAACATGCCACGTTTTGATGGAGAGTTTTCTGAATAGAGGTCTGCCACTCCAATCATATAATGTTGCCTGCCGCATGTTCCAGAGAAATTTAATTCCTGACCTTAAGTTATGTCAAAAAGTTGAAAGTAAGCTGTCCCAAGTGGGAGAGTCACAAGCAGCTGGAAAGCTTATCATTAAGTTTGTTGAAAGAGGTATTCTAAAACAAAACCACTGA
- the LOC120666945 gene encoding p21-activated protein kinase-interacting protein 1-like, whose translation MALVAGSYERFIWGFSLKTLTTSAAAADSSSETLTLVPLFSYPAHTGPVRCVAAAPRAGLAASGGADDSVRLYDLPTAADLGPLLDPSAAVSALAFYSRGPVPRNLLAACDDGALHLYDADGFALLATLRAFPRHEAAEDLAVHPSGRVALAVGRSGALAMVNLVRGRRSFACRLERPASAVSYAEDRDGGDRFVMAAEEKVTVHDSEDARIIHQMDCSKRVLAMAPAKNGVLYTGGEDRGITAWDLSSGKVSSRIEDAHATRVKGVVVFYTRKDGSELSNLIASASSDGVIRVWDVRTIGNAKPTPLAEANTKARLTCLAGTSLK comes from the exons ATGGCTCTCGTCGCCGGCTCCTACGAGCGCTTCATCTGGGGCTTCTCCCTCAAGACCCTGAccacctcggccgccgccgccgactcgtCGTCCGAAACCCTCACCCTCGTGCCGCTCTTCTCCTACCCGGCCCACACGGGCCCGGTCCGCTgcgtggccgcggcgccgcgTGCGGGGCTCGCGGCCTCCGGAGGCGCCGACGACTCCGTCCGCCTCTACGacctccccaccgccgccgacctcggCCCGCTCCTCGACCcgtccgccgccgtctccgcgcTCGCCTTCTACTCCCGGGGCCCCGTGCCGCGGAACCTCCTCGCCGCCTGCGACGACGGCGCGCTCCACCTCTACGACGCCGACGGCTTCGCGCTCCTCGCCACGCTCCGCGCGTTCCCGCGCCACGAGGCCGCAGAGGACCTCGCCGTGCACCCGTCGGGCCGGGTCGCGCTCGCCGTCGGCCGCTCCGGGGCGCTCGCCATGGTTAACCTCGTTCGGGGGCGGCGCAGCTTCGCGTGCCGCCTCGAGCGCCCCGCGTCGGCGGTCTCGTACGCGGAGGACAGGGATGGCGGGGATCGATTCGTCATGGCGGCCGAGGAGAAGGTGACCGTGCACGACTCCGAGGATGCGAGGATTATTCATCAGATGGACTGCAGCAAGAGGGTGCTCGCCATGGCGCCTGCAAAG AATGGAGTCCTTTACACTGGAGGAGAGGACCGTGGTATTACTGCTTGGGATTTGTCCAGCGGCAAGGTCTCCTCACGCATTGAGGATGCTCACGCAACTCGTGTAAAAGGGGTCGTTGTTTTTTATACTCGGAAGGATGGGTCAGAGCTCTCCAATCTAATTGCTTCTGCTTCATCCGATGGTGTCATAAGGGTATGGGATGTTCGGACAATTGGGAATGCAAAGCCTACTCCATTGGCAGAGGCTAACACAAAAGCAAGGCTAACCTGTCTTGCCGGGACATCATTGAAAT GA
- the LOC120666944 gene encoding kinesin-like protein KIN-14R, translated as MEEDASGGGGGLGSAGPPAASSPVVAARKTVRVSDFRDFIMPSRAADYQGRFAVAEAEEGSLVSAAAAGVAPASDHHAGGVGSTSPPGAVACEGALQDTPDYIRRGAARHRVAPLELFSAVTSPPPAEDAASAESRGVSRAGGARQAETVGGAPSGLEMLQAEEGESGCCGQLKQQYGLLLREKEECRRLLEDLMRENVLKTRECREAQESLRDLQMELMRKSMYVGSLASAVEGQVKDKSRLCQFVNELGEKFKVLKLEHQNLRQESLEYKNCVLDATQMCKTIQQYVNQYATLECEFKDLKEKFSEEAKERKDLYNKLIELKGNIRVFCRCRPLNAEEIAEGASTAIDFESAKDGELIVKGHVSSKKVFKFDSVFSPEEDQEKVFEKTAPFATSVLDGFNVCIFAYGQTGTGKTFTMEGIEGARGVNYRTLEELFRIIKEREGIFLYEVTVSVLEVYNEQIHDLLLTGSQPGATTKRLEVRQVAEGVHHVPGLVEARVTNMNEAWEVLQTGSKARAVGSTNANEHSSRSHCIHCVMVKGENLINGECTKSKLWLIDLAGSERVAKTDVQGERLKEAQNINKSLSALGDVISALAAKTPHIPFRNSKLTHLLQDSLSGDSKTLMFVQISPNENDVGETLCSLNFASRVRGIELGQARKQVDVGELSRYKLMVGRAKQDIKNKDAQIKSMEETIQSLESKNKAKDLLTMNLQEKIKELESQLLVERKIARQHVDSKIAQDHLQNQHGLKEEGSYLRSPMAERNLNSTVEKPSAACKEFGISKQMFSDSNTDTYSFKQLMSLVEKENNPGAGQLPQTAKARRVSLCNGGAYPQPMNQASRRTSLIPLPRRNSLMPLPSAKNAVAVPPLLANITEHLSSPPLCSPPVVSNDKGSRSKRINSILRRSLQKKVIIKPSMAAQAGRKASVIATTQGTDGARKAARRVPVSGGNGQRVQQKRDKERGWNNATSLRN; from the exons ATGGAAGAGgacgcaagcggcggcggcggcggcctgggcagCGCCGGTccacccgccgcctcctcgccggttGTGGCCGCCAGGAAGACGGTGAGGGTGTCCGACTTCCGCGACTTCATCAtgccctcccgcgccgccgactACCAGGGCCgcttcgccgtcgccgaggccgAGG AGGGCTCGTTggtctccgcggcggcggcgggggtagcGCCGGCTTCGGATcaccacgccggcggcgtgggatCGACGTCACCGCCCGGCGCCGTCGCGTGCGAGGGGGCGCTGCAGGACACGCCGGACTACATCCGGAGGGGCGCCGCGCGGCACCGGGTCGCGCCCCTCGAGCTCTTCTCCGCcgtgacgtcgccgccgcccgctgagGATGCGGCCAGCGCGGAAAGCCGTGGCGTGTCCAGGGCAGGCGGAGCGCGCCAGGCTGAGACCGTGGGTGGTGCTCCAAGCGGGCTAGAGATGCTGCAAGCGGAAGAG GGCGAATCTGGTTGCTGTGGCCAGCTGAAACAGCAGTACGGTTTACTCCTGCGGGAGAAGGAGGAATGCAGGAGGCTTCTGGAGGACTTGATGAGGGAGAACGTGCTCAAGACCAGAGAATGCCGTGAAGCACAGGAGTCACTTCGTGATCTGCAGATGGAGCTCATGAGGAAGTCAATGTACGTTGGCTCCTTAG CATCTGCAGTTGAAGGGCAAGTGAAGGATAAGAGTCGACTGTGTCAATTTGTCAACGAATTGGGTGAAAAATTCAAG GTTTTGAAGTTGGAGCACCAGAATTTACGACAAGAGTCACTAGAATACAAAAACTGTGTGTTGGATGCTACACAAATGTGCAAAACAATTCAGCAATATG TGAATCAATATGCAACTCTGGAATGCGAGTTTAAAGATCTCAAAGAAAAGTTTAGTGAGGAGGCAAAGGAACGCAAGGATTTATACAACAAGCTTATAGAGTTGAAGG GTAATATAAGAGTGTTTTGCCGGTGCCGGCCACTGAATGCAGAAGAAATAGCTGAAGGAGCTTCGACGGCCATTGATTTTGAGTCAGCTAAAGATGGAGAGCTCATTGTTAAAGGCCACGTATCTTCCAAAAAAGTATTCAAATTTGATTCCGTCTTCAGCCCCGAAGAAGACCAAG AAAAGGTGTTTGAGAAAACTGCACCATTTGCAACCTCGGTGTTAGATGGATTCAATGTTTGCATCTTTGCTTATGGACAGACCGGCACTGGTAAAACATTTACCATGGAAGGAATTGAAGGTGCTCGAGGAGTCAACTACAGAACTTTGGAGGAACTCTTCCGGATAATAAAAGAAAGAGAGGGCATTTTCTTGTATGAGGTTACTGTCAGTGTTTTGGAGGTGTACAATGAGCAGATCCATGATTTGCTCCTGACAGGGTCTCAACCAGGCGCAACAACCAAAAG ACTAGAAGTAAGACAAGTTGCAGAAGGGGTTCACCATGTTCCTGGACTTGTTGAAGCACGGGTGACTAACATGAATGAAGCTTGGGAGGTCCTGCAAACTGGAAGCAAAGCTAGAGCTGTTGGTTCGACAAATGCTAATGAACATAGCAGTCGATCGCACTG CATACACTGTGTAATGGTCAAAGGAGAAAACTTGATCAATGGAGAATGCACAAAGAGCAAGTTATGGCTAATTGACCTCGCCGGAAGTGAGCGGGTAGCAAAGACAGATGTGCAAGGAGAAAGGTTGAAAGAAGCACAGAACATCAATAAATCACTCTCTGCACTTGGTGATGTCATATCAGCTCTTGCAGCAAAGACCCCGCATATCCCTTTTAG GAATTCGAAGCTGACACACTTGCTGCAAGACTCACTAA GTGGAGATTCCAAGACCTTGATGTTTGTTCAAATCAGCCCAAATGAGAATGATGTAGGTGAAACTCTTTGCTCACTGAACTTCGCTAGCAGAGTGCGAGGAATAGAGCTTGGACAAGCAAGAAAGCAAGTTGATGTTGGAGAATTGTCAAGATACAAGCTCATG GTTGGGAGAGCCAAGCAGGATATTAAGAACAAAGATGCTCAGATTAAAAGCATGGAAGAAACAATCCAATCACTTGAATCAAAGAACAAGGCCAAAGACTTGCTCACTATGAATCTCCAAGAGAAG ATCAAGGAGCTGGAATCACAGCTGCTAGTTGAAAGAAAGATAGCTCGGCAGCATGTCGACAGCAAGATTGCTCAAGACCATCTGCAGAATCAGCATGGCTTGAAGGAAGAAGGGTCGTACCTGAGAAGCCCAATGGCCGAGAGGAACCTCAACTCCACAGTAGAGAAGCCATCAGCAGCATGCAAAGAATTTGGGATCTCAAAGCAGATGTTCTCTGACAGCAACACTGACACTTATAGCTTCAAACAGCTGATGTCACTCGTGGAGAAGGAGAATAACCCTGGAGCTGGGCAGCTGCCACAGACAGCAAAAGCGAGACGAGTTTCGTTGTGCAACGGTGGAGCTTACCCACAGCCAATGAACCAAGCCTCGCGTAGGACATCGCTGATACCACTTCCACGGCGGAACTCGCTGATGCCGCTGCCTTCAGCCAAGAATGCAGTAGCGGTGCCACCGCTGCTTGCCAATATCACGGAGCATTTGTCGTCACCACCACTGTGCTCTCCTCCGGTTGTCTCCAATGACAAGGGAAGCCGGAGCAAGAGGATCAACAGCATCCTGCGGCGAAGCCTGCAGAAGAAGGTGATCATCAAGCCATCAATGGCTGCACAAGCGGGGAGGAAAGCCAGTGTCATCGCCACCACACAGGGCACTGATGGTGCGCgcaaggcggcgcggcgagtaCCAGTGAGCGGCGGTAATGGGCAGAGGGTGCAGCAGAAGAGGGACAAGGAGCGGGGGTGGAACAACGCGACAAGCCTCAGGAACTGA